One Primulina tabacum isolate GXHZ01 chromosome 10, ASM2559414v2, whole genome shotgun sequence DNA segment encodes these proteins:
- the LOC142506119 gene encoding uncharacterized protein LOC142506119 isoform X2: MAGGGNFIHRVISYVANELIVNGLANSPSFQRFAVRTSRRIEEFSDIAAQKKKELAEHMKDVTKNFESFKNS; encoded by the exons ATGGCTGGGGGTGGAAATTTCATTCACAGAGTCATATCTTATGTGGCGAATGAGCTCATTGTCAATGGGCtcgccaacag TCCTAGTTTCCAGAGGTTTGCGGTGAGGACGTCAAGGCGGATAGAGGAATTTTCCGATATTG CCGCTCAAAAGAAGAAAGAACTAGCTGAGCACATGAAGGACGTAACAAAGAACTTTGAG TCATTTAAGAACTCGTGA
- the LOC142506119 gene encoding uncharacterized protein LOC142506119 isoform X1: MAGGGNFIHRVISYVANELIVNGLANRYLIFAPSFQRFAVRTSRRIEEFSDIAAQKKKELAEHMKDVTKNFESFKNS, encoded by the exons ATGGCTGGGGGTGGAAATTTCATTCACAGAGTCATATCTTATGTGGCGAATGAGCTCATTGTCAATGGGCtcgccaacaggtatttgatttttgC TCCTAGTTTCCAGAGGTTTGCGGTGAGGACGTCAAGGCGGATAGAGGAATTTTCCGATATTG CCGCTCAAAAGAAGAAAGAACTAGCTGAGCACATGAAGGACGTAACAAAGAACTTTGAG TCATTTAAGAACTCGTGA
- the LOC142505550 gene encoding selT-like protein, with the protein MDRTQLLLVGLPLFLFCSDIIQLFSPQPPKPAAHHHHHHPSDLQPLIRQQPPPLKFPTQKDSGIGHGNTVSIDFCSSCSYRGTAVTMKNMLESQFPGMHVVLANYPPPLPKQLLSKVVPVVQFGAIGIIVAGEHIFPRLGFAAPPQWYYSMRANRFGSMASIWLLGNFLQSFLQSSGAFEVYCNGELVFSKIKESRFPGEIELKDLVSRRIANLRVMGGL; encoded by the exons ATGGATCGAACACAACTTCTTCTGGTGGGTCTGCCCCTCTTCCTCTTCTGCTCCGACATTATCCAACTCTTCTCTCCGCAGCCCCCTAAACCCGCcgcccaccaccaccaccaccacccctCCGATTTACAGCCTCTGATCCGACAGCAACCACCACCCCTAAAGTTCCCTACCCAG AAAGATAGTGGGATTGGCCATGGGAATACTGTAAGCATCGACTTTTGTTCTTCTTGCTCCTATAG AGGGACAGCAGTGACAATGAAGAACATGTTGGAAAGTCAGTTTCCTGGAATGCACGTTGTTCTTGCCAATTACCCGCCTCCTCTACCGAAACAGTTGTTGAGCAAAGTTGTACCAGTCGTTCAATTTGGTGCAATTGGAATTATAGTGGCTGGAGAGCATATATTCCCTCGTCTTGGATTTGCTGCACCCCCTCAATGGTACTATTCCATGCGAGCAAATAGATTTGGAAGTATGGCAAGCATTTGGCTACTTGGAAACTTCCTTCAATCCTTCCTGCAGAGTTCAGGGGCTTTTGAAGTGTATTGTAATGGTGAACTG GTGTTCTCAAAGATAAAGGAGAGCAGGTTCCCTGGTGAAATTGAGCTGAAAGATCTTGTCAGCAGAAGGATTGCAAATTTGAGAGTAATGGGGGGACTTTAA